From the Roseibium sp. HPY-6 genome, one window contains:
- a CDS encoding HAD family hydrolase, with translation MKVVNPDRFTRLPNAILFDTDNTLYAYDPAHAAALSAVREKATKTFSIEPSDFDRAYSNAREQVKARLQGTASSHSRLLYMQRMLEIMGLGSQILRALDFEQTYWRTFLGNAVLFDGVKELLDELRLMSIPTAIVTDLTAQIQFRKIVYFGLENVFDFIVTSEEAGFDKPNAAPFTLALEKMRPDGDCIWMIGDNPVNDIRGAREKINAVTLQKLHSGVEKGQGETAPDAYFDTFAELRKLILGLADT, from the coding sequence ATGAAAGTCGTCAATCCAGACAGGTTTACGCGTTTGCCGAACGCGATACTTTTTGACACTGACAACACTCTTTACGCCTACGACCCGGCGCACGCGGCTGCCCTTTCCGCCGTTCGCGAGAAAGCCACCAAGACCTTTTCAATCGAACCGTCCGATTTCGATCGCGCCTACAGCAACGCAAGAGAGCAGGTCAAAGCCCGATTGCAGGGAACCGCCTCCTCCCACAGCAGGCTGCTCTACATGCAGCGCATGCTGGAAATCATGGGGCTCGGTTCGCAGATCCTTCGGGCACTCGATTTCGAGCAGACCTACTGGCGAACGTTTTTAGGAAACGCAGTTCTCTTTGACGGCGTGAAGGAGCTGTTGGACGAGCTTAGGCTCATGAGCATTCCAACGGCGATCGTCACAGACCTCACGGCTCAGATCCAATTTAGAAAGATTGTCTATTTCGGGCTGGAAAATGTGTTCGACTTCATCGTCACAAGCGAAGAGGCGGGCTTCGACAAGCCGAACGCTGCGCCCTTCACTCTGGCGCTGGAAAAGATGCGGCCGGACGGCGACTGCATCTGGATGATCGGCGACAATCCCGTGAACGACATTCGGGGCGCACGCGAAAAAATCAATGCCGTGACACTGCAAAAGCTCCATTCCGGCGTTGAAAAAGGCCAGGGCGAAACCGCCCCGGATGCCTATTTCGACACGTTCGCGGAGTTGAGAAAACTGATCCTGGGGCTTGCCGACACGTGA
- a CDS encoding class II aldolase/adducin family protein produces the protein MTPDRNEALASAIKSYCSEIGRDPLLVQGPGGNVSWKEGPTLWVKASGTWLAHANEMEIFIPVDLQTLQQRIEEQDYSANASVLADTKQRPSIETMLHALMPHRIAVHLHAIDVLVQLVLTDAQDRFTRQLADRSDWVFVGYNKPGAELAAAVHNALCANPGANIVFLKNHGIVLGGESIDDIRGLLTRTLDELQTFAPRTSEAVPAPVPEHELTKLGYAPSKDPCIHALSCDPSQTARLRESWALYPDHVVFLGAKPSIWPPARKLSLQDQPLGERSPYIFVPGIGTYEFEHATPAQKEQMRCYSDVISRLSPDHATDTLSTSDIANLLDWDAEKFRQGKN, from the coding sequence GTGACACCTGACCGCAACGAGGCACTTGCCTCGGCTATCAAATCCTACTGCTCTGAAATAGGCCGGGATCCGCTGCTGGTTCAGGGCCCGGGCGGCAATGTTTCCTGGAAAGAGGGACCCACGCTCTGGGTCAAGGCGTCCGGCACCTGGCTCGCGCATGCAAACGAAATGGAGATCTTCATTCCGGTTGACCTGCAGACCCTTCAGCAGAGAATCGAAGAGCAGGACTATTCGGCAAATGCTTCGGTTCTGGCGGACACCAAACAAAGACCCTCAATCGAAACGATGCTGCATGCACTCATGCCGCATAGGATCGCGGTTCATCTGCACGCCATTGACGTCCTGGTGCAACTTGTTCTCACAGACGCTCAAGACCGTTTTACGCGACAATTGGCAGATCGCTCAGACTGGGTTTTTGTCGGTTACAACAAACCCGGTGCCGAACTTGCCGCCGCCGTCCACAATGCGCTGTGCGCAAATCCCGGCGCAAACATCGTCTTTTTAAAAAACCATGGCATCGTTTTGGGCGGTGAGAGCATTGACGACATCCGAGGCCTGCTTACCCGGACCCTCGATGAGTTGCAGACTTTCGCACCACGCACTAGCGAGGCTGTTCCAGCTCCTGTGCCCGAGCATGAACTCACGAAACTTGGATATGCCCCGAGCAAAGACCCTTGCATTCACGCACTCTCCTGCGATCCTTCACAGACCGCGAGGCTAAGAGAAAGTTGGGCGCTTTATCCGGACCATGTTGTTTTTCTGGGCGCAAAGCCCTCGATCTGGCCGCCCGCGCGCAAACTTAGCCTACAAGACCAACCCCTGGGCGAACGGTCGCCGTACATTTTCGTTCCTGGCATCGGCACCTACGAATTTGAGCACGCTACACCAGCGCAAAAGGAGCAGATGCGCTGCTATAGCGATGTCATCAGCCGGCTTTCGCCCGACCACGCAACAGATACTCTCTCAACTTCCGATATCGCTAATCTTCTGGATTGGGATGCCGAAAAATTCCGGCAGGGCAAGAATTGA